ATCGTTTGCGAAAGTAGCCAGAATGCGAGGAGATCGGTGGCAAAATAACACGCCACTCCTAATCCTCCGGCAATGATCTGGGTCACCACCCACAAGTGCAGTTCATGAACGCGACGTGCCACCTTAGCCCAGAGCGGGAAGGCGCACATCACGGTGATACAGCAAGTGGCAAGGTAGCTGCCTACGTGCAAGCTGGAGCTGACGTTGAACTCAGTGGCAAAAAACTGCGGATAAAACGGCAGAATCATGGTGTCGCACACCACTGAGATCACCGTAAGCAGTATAAGCGTCGATTTCAGCGCTTGTTGCTTCATACTGGACTCTTTTGTGGTTGCTGAACACTGGCTGGGACGCCAAACTCTTGAAAAGCGATACGCTGTTCAATCTTGTAGGGCTCGCGCTTGAGAATGCCACGAAGGATGCAGCTGTTACGATAACAGGCCATCCCTAAATCTGGGGTGACAAAACCATGGGTATGGAGCTCAGCATTTTGTACGAATACGCGTTGGCGTTTATCGATACTGTAGTTGCGATTAACGGCGAAACGACCATCGTCGCGCCAACAGAGCTCATCCATTAGGCCGCTGAGAAAATCGGGTAACTGATAATTAAAGCCGGTGGCCATGACCGTTTGCTCGCTGTGCAAGGTGAAGCTACGTTGCTGCTCTAAATGTTTGAATTGCAGGCTCTCTCCTTGGTGTTTAAGGAGTTCGCTGTTAGTAAATAACCGCGCCCGCTGAATACCTTGAACATCAAGCTCATAAAGCTTGTCGTAAATTTGGTTTATCAGCTCACTGTTTATGCCCTTGTAGAGGTTACGCTGATTGGCAAGCAGTTGCTCTTTAGTGGCGTCGTCTAATTGGTAAAAGTAATCGACGTACTCAGGAGAGGTCATCTCCAAGGTTAATTTAGTGTACTCCAAGGGGAAAAAGCGCGGAGCGCGGGTGACCCATTGCAGGTGGTAGTTTTGCTGTTTTATATCACATAATAAGTCATAGAATATTTCTGCGGCACTTTGCCCTGAGCCCACCACGGTAATACTCTTGCTTTGGTTGAGGGCATCGCGACGATACAGATATTCAGTGGCATGACAGACATTGGCTGCATCGGGCTGCACAGCAGGTGGGTAGTACGGCGAAGGACCGGTGCCGAGTACGAGATGGCGACAAAAAAAGCGCTTTTCACCTTCTGGCGTATCAACGGTTAACTGGTAGCAATCTTGGCTATTATCAAATTCGACACGGCGAACGCAGTGGCCAAAGCGCACACTGGGTAACTCACTCGCTGCCCACTGGCAATATTGGTTATATTGTTCACGCAGTAAAAAAAAGCTTTCCCGAATATAGAATTGGTATAATTTCCCCTGCTGCTTGGCATAATTTAGAAAGCTAAAGCGGCTGGTGGGGTCCGCCAAAGTCACCAAATCCGACATAAAAGGAGTTTGCAAGGTGACGCCGTCGAGCATTAACCCTGGGTGCCAATCAAAGCACTGGCGCTGCTCAAGAAATAAGGCATCCAATTGCTCAATTGGGTCGCTTAAGCAGGCTAGGCTGAGGTTAAAAGGGCCGAGGCCAATAGCGATGAAGTCATACACCTTATTCATAGTTTGTCTCCTTTTCGAATAAGCGCGCTTTGAGGGTGTAGGCGCATGCTTTAATTTCGGCGGCAATGGTCTTAATGTCCTCAATGGCGGTGTTGGGGTTGAGTAGAGTGAATTTGAGGTAATTAATACCCCTAAATTTGGTGCGTGCGATGGCACACTCACCCTGTTTGAATAACTCGTCTTTAATCTGATAATTCAGTGTATTGAGCTGCTCGTCATCGAGTTGGGGGTCAATAAAACGGAACACCAGTGTGCTTAATTCTGGCTCGTGAACGAGTTCAAATTCCTGATCTTGTTTTAACGTCACAAAGCTACTGCGCGCCAAAGCCATCACACTTGAAAACACGCGGCCAACCTGTTCACTGCCCATAATGCGTAGCGTCAACCACAGCTTCAGAGCGTCAAAACGGCGAGTGGTTTGCAGGCTTTTATCCACTAAATTAGGTGCTGCTTGCGGACAATCACTGAACGGGTTTAAGTAATCAGCGTGATGGGTTAAATGTTGGAATTGCTGTTTATCGGCGACGATAAATGCGCTGCTGCTCACCGGTTGCAAGAAAGACTTATGGTAATCTAGGGTGACCGAGTCGGCATGCTCAATGCCGCTAAGTAAATGGGTGTAATCATCGGTGGCGAGCAGGCCACAGCCATAGGCGGCATCGACATGCATCCATACCTGCTGCTTTTGACAGCGCTCAGCGATGCTCGCTAATGGGTCGATTGAGCCAAAATCGGTGGTCCCTGCCGTGGCGATGACGGCAATGGGAATGTCACCTTGTGCTCGGGCTTGGCACATGGCCGCATTGAGCGCATCTAAGTCCATTTTAAAGTGCTTATCAACACTCACTGGTACCACTGCGTTATACCCAAGTCCCAATAGGGCTGCCGATTTTTGAATGCTAAAGTGGCTTACTTCTGAGCAGAAAATACGGTAGTGCTTGGCTTGTGCTGGCAGGCCATGATCACGTATGACATGGCCATGCAAACGCTTGGCCGCATCGTCTCGCGCCAGTAATAATGCCATGAGGTTGGACTGACTGCCGCCGCTGGTGAAGATACCATCAGCGTGACTATCAAAGCCTATTCTTTGCACACTCCAGTCAATTAGCTTTTGCTCTATTAAGGTACCGCCAGCGCTTTGGTCCCAGGTATCTAACGAAGAATTAATGGCACTGAGCAATTGCTCGGCTATCACCGCAGGGTAGGCGACGGGGCAATTCAAATGCGCCACGTACTTAGGGTGGTGAAAATAGACTGCATGATCTAAGTACAGTGCTTTTATTTCATCCAGTGCTTTATCCACGCTATGTAATGGCTGACTTAAATCTATATCGGCAACCAATTGGCTAAGCTGCTGGTGGTTAACACCTGAATGAACCTTTTTAGCACGGCGTATGGCCTGATGGATTAACGACATGGTTTGCATAGAAGCCATCTCGTAATGCAGCAGGTTACTCTCGTTAAAAATATAGGGGTGACTTGGGTCACTATGACTATTGCTAGCTGATTGGCTATCAAGCACAGGGGCTAATTGATTCACGACGCTACTCCATTTAAGGTACAAAGATTAGAAACGGGATCGTAATGATAATGGTTATCACTGGCAATAATAAAAAAGGATTAATTTAACTTACATTTTTGTTACATGTCTATTATTCATACTCGA
This Pseudoalteromonas ruthenica DNA region includes the following protein-coding sequences:
- a CDS encoding lysine N(6)-hydroxylase/L-ornithine N(5)-oxygenase family protein; amino-acid sequence: MNKVYDFIAIGLGPFNLSLACLSDPIEQLDALFLEQRQCFDWHPGLMLDGVTLQTPFMSDLVTLADPTSRFSFLNYAKQQGKLYQFYIRESFFLLREQYNQYCQWAASELPSVRFGHCVRRVEFDNSQDCYQLTVDTPEGEKRFFCRHLVLGTGPSPYYPPAVQPDAANVCHATEYLYRRDALNQSKSITVVGSGQSAAEIFYDLLCDIKQQNYHLQWVTRAPRFFPLEYTKLTLEMTSPEYVDYFYQLDDATKEQLLANQRNLYKGINSELINQIYDKLYELDVQGIQRARLFTNSELLKHQGESLQFKHLEQQRSFTLHSEQTVMATGFNYQLPDFLSGLMDELCWRDDGRFAVNRNYSIDKRQRVFVQNAELHTHGFVTPDLGMACYRNSCILRGILKREPYKIEQRIAFQEFGVPASVQQPQKSPV
- a CDS encoding pyridoxal phosphate-dependent decarboxylase family protein; this encodes MNQLAPVLDSQSASNSHSDPSHPYIFNESNLLHYEMASMQTMSLIHQAIRRAKKVHSGVNHQQLSQLVADIDLSQPLHSVDKALDEIKALYLDHAVYFHHPKYVAHLNCPVAYPAVIAEQLLSAINSSLDTWDQSAGGTLIEQKLIDWSVQRIGFDSHADGIFTSGGSQSNLMALLLARDDAAKRLHGHVIRDHGLPAQAKHYRIFCSEVSHFSIQKSAALLGLGYNAVVPVSVDKHFKMDLDALNAAMCQARAQGDIPIAVIATAGTTDFGSIDPLASIAERCQKQQVWMHVDAAYGCGLLATDDYTHLLSGIEHADSVTLDYHKSFLQPVSSSAFIVADKQQFQHLTHHADYLNPFSDCPQAAPNLVDKSLQTTRRFDALKLWLTLRIMGSEQVGRVFSSVMALARSSFVTLKQDQEFELVHEPELSTLVFRFIDPQLDDEQLNTLNYQIKDELFKQGECAIARTKFRGINYLKFTLLNPNTAIEDIKTIAAEIKACAYTLKARLFEKETNYE